A portion of the Tenacibaculum todarodis genome contains these proteins:
- a CDS encoding acyl-CoA thioesterase: MSFTVNFTTRWADFDANIHMRHTSYNDYAAEVRLRYFKEKNITIKDFGKEKIGPILFEENTRFLKEIHLGENISANVKVLGLSRNGERWKLQHEVFNEAGKLSAVITVYGAWLDLVKRKLTVLPTKFQELFKDAEKTEDFEEIILKK, encoded by the coding sequence ATGAGTTTTACTGTAAATTTTACAACACGTTGGGCAGATTTTGATGCCAATATTCACATGCGTCACACGTCTTATAATGACTACGCTGCAGAAGTTAGATTGCGTTATTTTAAAGAAAAAAATATTACTATAAAAGATTTTGGGAAGGAGAAAATTGGTCCTATTTTGTTTGAAGAGAACACTCGTTTTTTAAAAGAAATACATTTAGGAGAAAATATTTCGGCCAATGTTAAAGTTTTAGGTTTATCGAGAAACGGAGAACGTTGGAAATTACAGCACGAAGTTTTTAATGAAGCAGGAAAATTATCGGCAGTTATTACAGTTTACGGAGCTTGGTTAGATTTAGTAAAAAGAAAATTAACGGTTCTGCCAACAAAATTTCAAGAGCTTTTTAAAGATGCTGAAAAGACTGAAGATTTTGAAGAAATTATACTAAAAAAGTAA
- a CDS encoding DNA/RNA non-specific endonuclease, producing the protein MNKKRIISAIALVVLLTVYYFQEKNENTISVISNDVVVNTEGFNYFPTSTTGQIVQHSGYNLSYSEKHEQAEWVAYSLDKKDIVYTDRKRPYFYVDKKVKTTAAHWRSYKKSGYDRGHLCPAGDRKLTEESFNETFLTSNISPQKHDFNAGIWNRLEQKTRYWAKKYDHLFVVTGGVLKGNMKTIGKDKVAVPNQFYKVLLDYTQPQIKAIAFLLPHKESNKPLYEFVVSIDELEQKTGIDFFPELPDNIETKLEASSDYKGWSFR; encoded by the coding sequence ATGAATAAGAAGAGAATTATATCTGCAATTGCTTTAGTTGTCTTACTGACTGTTTATTATTTTCAAGAGAAAAATGAAAACACAATATCTGTAATTTCTAATGATGTGGTAGTTAATACAGAAGGATTTAACTATTTTCCAACTTCTACAACAGGGCAAATAGTACAGCATAGCGGTTATAATTTATCGTATTCAGAAAAACATGAACAAGCGGAATGGGTTGCGTATTCTTTAGATAAAAAAGACATTGTTTACACGGATAGAAAACGACCGTATTTTTACGTAGATAAAAAAGTAAAAACAACAGCTGCGCATTGGAGAAGCTATAAAAAATCGGGTTATGATCGCGGTCATTTATGCCCTGCTGGAGATAGAAAACTAACAGAAGAGAGCTTTAACGAAACCTTTTTAACGTCTAATATTTCTCCTCAAAAACACGATTTTAATGCTGGGATTTGGAACAGGTTAGAACAGAAAACTCGTTATTGGGCAAAGAAATACGATCATTTATTTGTTGTAACTGGTGGCGTTTTAAAAGGAAATATGAAAACTATTGGAAAAGATAAAGTTGCAGTTCCAAATCAGTTTTACAAAGTTTTGTTAGATTATACGCAACCACAAATTAAAGCGATTGCCTTTTTATTACCTCACAAAGAAAGTAACAAACCTTTATACGAGTTTGTAGTTTCGATAGATGAATTGGAACAAAAAACGGGCATCGATTTTTTCCCTGAATTACCAGATAATATTGAAACCAAACTAGAAGCTTCGAGTGATTATAAAGGCTGGAGTTTTAGATAA
- a CDS encoding dipeptidase: protein MSTIKSYIENNKDRFINELVELLKIPSVSADSAYKKDVLLTADFVLDSLKKAGCDKVELCETPGYPIIYGEKIIDKNLPTILVYGHYDVQPADPIELWTSPPFEPVIKKTDKHPEGAIFARGACDDKGQMYMHVKALEYMTSTGNLPCNVKFMIEGEEEVGSESLAWFVPRNKEKLANDVILISDTGMIANDIPSITTGLRGLSYVEVEVTGPNRDLHSGLYGGAVANPINILTKMIASLHDENNHITIPGFYDNVEELSLEERAEMAKAPFSLENYKDALKIDAVHGEKGYTTNERNSIRPTLDVNGIWGGYIGEGAKTVIASKAYAKISMRLVPNQDWKDITELFKKHFESIAPKSVTVVVKPHHGGQGYVTPIDNIAYKAASKAYETTFGKTPIPQRSGGSIPIVSLFEQELKSKTILMGFGLDSDAIHSPNEHFGIFNYLKGIETIPYFYTYFTEMSK, encoded by the coding sequence ATGAGTACTATAAAATCTTACATAGAAAACAATAAAGATCGTTTTATAAACGAATTAGTAGAACTGTTAAAAATACCATCTGTAAGTGCAGACTCTGCTTACAAAAAAGACGTTTTATTAACGGCCGATTTTGTTTTGGATAGTTTAAAAAAAGCAGGATGCGATAAAGTTGAACTATGTGAAACGCCTGGTTATCCAATAATTTATGGAGAAAAAATAATTGATAAAAATTTACCTACAATATTAGTATATGGACATTATGATGTTCAACCTGCAGATCCAATTGAATTATGGACTTCTCCTCCATTTGAACCTGTAATAAAAAAAACTGACAAACATCCTGAAGGAGCAATCTTTGCTCGTGGAGCTTGTGATGATAAAGGACAAATGTACATGCACGTTAAAGCATTAGAATACATGACTTCAACAGGAAATTTACCTTGTAACGTAAAGTTTATGATAGAAGGTGAAGAAGAAGTTGGATCAGAAAGTTTAGCTTGGTTTGTTCCAAGAAACAAAGAAAAATTAGCCAACGATGTTATTTTAATTTCTGATACAGGAATGATTGCCAACGATATTCCGTCAATTACCACAGGTTTACGTGGTTTAAGTTATGTAGAAGTAGAAGTTACAGGCCCAAATAGAGACTTACACTCTGGTTTATATGGAGGCGCAGTTGCAAATCCAATCAATATTTTAACAAAAATGATTGCTTCTTTACACGACGAAAACAATCACATTACCATTCCTGGTTTTTACGATAATGTAGAAGAACTTTCTTTAGAAGAAAGAGCAGAAATGGCAAAAGCACCATTTTCATTAGAGAACTATAAAGATGCATTAAAAATTGATGCTGTTCATGGTGAAAAAGGTTACACAACCAACGAACGTAATTCAATTAGACCAACTTTAGACGTAAACGGAATTTGGGGAGGTTACATTGGCGAAGGCGCAAAAACGGTAATTGCAAGCAAAGCTTATGCTAAAATCTCTATGCGTTTAGTGCCAAATCAAGATTGGAAAGACATTACTGAATTGTTTAAAAAGCATTTTGAAAGTATTGCTCCAAAATCGGTTACCGTTGTTGTAAAACCACATCATGGTGGTCAAGGTTATGTAACGCCAATAGACAATATTGCGTACAAAGCGGCAAGTAAAGCGTACGAAACTACCTTTGGTAAAACGCCAATTCCACAACGTAGCGGCGGAAGTATTCCTATTGTTTCTTTGTTTGAACAAGAACTAAAAAGTAAGACTATTTTAATGGGCTTCGGTTTAGATTCTGATGCAATTCACTCGCCAAACGAGCATTTCGGAATTTTTAATTACCTAAAAGGAATTGAAACCATTCCATATTTCTATACCTATTTTACAGAAATGTCAAAATAA
- a CDS encoding BlaI/MecI/CopY family transcriptional regulator: MQLSKSEEQLMQYLWKREKAFMKDLLEDFPTPKPATTTVATLLKRMSDKGFIAYTLFGKSREYYPLVKKTDYFSKHVNGLIKNFFNDSASQFASFFTKETNLTTEELEALKKIIDTQIKKQE, from the coding sequence ATGCAATTATCAAAATCCGAAGAACAATTAATGCAATATTTATGGAAGCGAGAAAAAGCTTTTATGAAAGATTTATTAGAAGATTTTCCAACACCAAAACCAGCAACAACAACCGTTGCAACCTTATTAAAAAGAATGAGTGATAAAGGTTTTATTGCCTATACTTTATTTGGAAAATCAAGAGAATATTATCCGTTAGTTAAAAAGACCGATTATTTTTCTAAACATGTAAACGGATTAATTAAAAACTTCTTTAACGATTCTGCAAGTCAGTTTGCGTCATTTTTCACAAAAGAAACCAATCTCACAACAGAAGAGTTAGAAGCTTTAAAAAAGATAATAGATACTCAAATTAAAAAGCAAGAATAA
- a CDS encoding M56 family metallopeptidase, whose protein sequence is MITYLLKSALCLALLLGFYHSVLEREKMHKFNRFYLLGSILFAFFAPAFIIYVEAIPALTAIPETTQEFTTLEFPISENIVEESINWTTILTSLYILISAVFGIRFIRNLYKIISKVKQNTHVNLKSATLVLVETKILPHSFWNYIFINKNEYNNGAIEDELFTHELTHVTQKHTFDVILIELLQIVFWINPMFILLKKAIQLNHEFLADEKVINQHKNTFQYQHLLLNKAAWNNEYYLASNLNYSLTKKRLKMMTTKSSQVKILLKKLAVIPLLAGFLFLFAERVEAQEIIEIVEERIPPPPPMSPLQYVKKQKNKDTSYFYNEKEINYSEAIELIKKVKDINIESKEINSKTIINLSKEPIIIYEQEPKKRKSSKQSISPNPVLEDIKLKLEDVNALKMRLTQKDTIKKPITIKYEKLSASKAELEEYNSIIERGKKDRLFKNKDIIKLQYLYSSMSKEQKNSVEDYQYIIPPPPPPIKVKKGEKSNIPTPPPAPKVKKGEESNIPPPPPPVKTKNGIEKGWSYTNNQTLYYVKEKGETKYFNRWGKEVDEKGKELTSKQKSKSKWVVDPKVNIIEEKQIKEKPKNNNYLLNHSKQIKDHYYLEDKKISKKEYFKLIKNDKDYLISSRYANKEKSISNWYLTKSQDKMFELLTKNY, encoded by the coding sequence ATGATAACTTACTTATTAAAATCCGCATTATGTTTAGCGCTATTATTAGGTTTTTATCACTCAGTATTAGAGCGAGAAAAAATGCATAAATTCAATCGTTTTTATTTATTAGGTAGCATTTTATTTGCATTTTTTGCACCCGCTTTTATAATTTATGTGGAGGCAATTCCAGCTTTAACAGCAATTCCAGAAACAACACAAGAATTTACAACTTTAGAGTTTCCTATATCTGAAAACATTGTAGAAGAAAGTATCAATTGGACTACAATTTTAACGAGTCTTTATATTTTAATTTCTGCTGTTTTCGGAATTCGTTTTATCAGAAATTTGTATAAAATAATCAGTAAAGTAAAGCAGAACACACATGTAAATTTAAAATCTGCAACACTTGTTTTAGTGGAAACTAAAATTTTACCACATTCATTTTGGAACTATATTTTTATCAATAAAAACGAATATAACAACGGTGCAATTGAAGACGAGTTATTTACACACGAGCTTACGCACGTAACTCAAAAACACACTTTTGATGTTATCTTAATAGAACTGCTTCAAATAGTATTTTGGATAAATCCAATGTTTATTTTACTAAAAAAAGCAATACAATTAAATCACGAATTTTTGGCCGATGAAAAGGTTATCAATCAACATAAAAACACTTTCCAATATCAGCATTTATTATTGAACAAAGCTGCATGGAACAACGAATATTACTTGGCCAGTAATTTGAATTATTCACTTACAAAAAAAAGATTAAAAATGATGACAACAAAAAGTTCACAAGTAAAAATTTTGCTTAAAAAACTGGCGGTAATTCCGCTTTTAGCAGGGTTTCTATTCCTCTTTGCAGAAAGAGTTGAAGCACAGGAAATAATTGAGATTGTTGAAGAAAGAATTCCTCCACCTCCACCAATGTCTCCTTTACAATATGTTAAAAAACAAAAAAACAAGGATACATCTTATTTCTATAATGAAAAAGAGATTAATTATTCTGAAGCTATAGAGTTAATTAAAAAGGTAAAAGATATAAATATTGAATCTAAAGAAATTAATAGCAAAACAATTATTAATTTATCTAAAGAACCAATAATAATTTATGAGCAAGAACCTAAGAAAAGAAAATCTTCAAAACAAAGTATTTCACCTAATCCTGTTTTAGAAGATATTAAACTAAAATTAGAAGATGTAAATGCTCTTAAAATGAGGCTTACTCAAAAAGACACTATAAAAAAGCCAATTACTATTAAGTATGAAAAACTTTCAGCTTCAAAAGCAGAATTGGAAGAATACAATTCCATAATAGAAAGAGGTAAAAAAGACAGATTATTTAAAAATAAGGATATTATAAAACTACAATATCTATATAGTTCTATGTCTAAAGAGCAGAAAAATTCTGTTGAAGACTATCAATATATAATTCCACCACCACCTCCACCAATAAAGGTAAAGAAAGGTGAAAAGTCAAACATTCCGACACCACCGCCTGCTCCAAAGGTTAAAAAAGGAGAAGAATCTAATATCCCACCTCCTCCACCGCCAGTTAAAACTAAAAACGGAATTGAAAAAGGTTGGTCTTATACAAATAACCAAACATTATATTATGTAAAAGAAAAAGGAGAAACTAAATATTTTAATCGTTGGGGAAAGGAAGTAGATGAAAAAGGGAAAGAACTAACATCTAAACAAAAAAGTAAATCTAAATGGGTAGTTGATCCAAAAGTAAATATTATAGAAGAAAAACAGATAAAAGAAAAACCAAAAAACAACAATTATTTACTAAATCATTCAAAACAGATTAAAGATCATTATTATTTAGAGGATAAAAAAATTTCTAAAAAAGAATACTTTAAACTGATAAAAAACGATAAAGATTATCTTATAAGTAGTAGATATGCAAATAAAGAAAAAAGTATTTCAAATTGGTATCTAACTAAAAGCCAAGATAAAATGTTCGAGTTACTCACAAAAAATTATTGA
- a CDS encoding DUF4407 domain-containing protein codes for MLKKFFLICSGVDLKLIDNCANGEQNKYVGIGATVFFTAIMATIAGSYALFTVFDNPYTSIFFGIIWGLLIFNLDRFIVATIKKNDSKWKEFLQASPRILLAIIIAVVISKPLELKIFEKEINQVLLTEKNQMTLDNKTQIAQQFTPEIAKINSEIEVLKTEIATKETETDALYETYIAEAEGRKGTKLLGKGPVYKEKREKHDAALAELNQLKTTNTDKINQKETAIASLIENQKLTETKTQPIINNFDGLMARVTALNKLPWLPSFFIFLLFLAIETSPIFAKLISPKGEYDFKLQDQETAIKTWVQQQVNQREEMLQADIDINKKVYEDIKNEEEIYAYKQKMARDLLKLQADSFYKKQQKML; via the coding sequence ATGCTTAAAAAATTCTTCCTAATCTGCTCTGGAGTAGATTTAAAACTTATAGATAACTGCGCTAACGGAGAACAAAACAAATACGTTGGTATTGGCGCAACAGTTTTCTTTACCGCAATTATGGCAACTATTGCTGGTAGTTATGCTTTGTTTACTGTTTTCGATAATCCATATACTTCAATCTTCTTTGGAATCATTTGGGGTTTACTAATCTTTAATTTAGATCGATTTATAGTTGCTACAATCAAAAAAAACGATTCTAAATGGAAAGAATTTTTACAAGCTTCACCAAGAATTTTATTAGCTATAATTATTGCCGTAGTTATTTCTAAACCGTTGGAATTAAAGATTTTTGAGAAAGAAATCAATCAGGTTTTATTGACAGAAAAAAACCAAATGACGCTGGATAATAAAACGCAAATTGCACAACAATTTACACCTGAAATTGCAAAAATTAATTCTGAAATTGAAGTTTTAAAAACAGAAATAGCAACAAAAGAAACAGAAACTGATGCTTTATACGAAACTTATATTGCAGAAGCAGAAGGAAGAAAAGGAACTAAATTATTAGGAAAAGGACCGGTTTACAAAGAAAAACGAGAAAAACACGATGCTGCTTTAGCAGAATTAAATCAGTTGAAAACAACAAATACTGATAAGATTAACCAAAAAGAAACTGCAATTGCTTCATTAATTGAAAATCAAAAATTAACAGAAACAAAAACACAACCGATTATAAACAATTTCGACGGATTAATGGCAAGAGTTACCGCACTAAACAAATTACCTTGGCTACCATCGTTCTTTATATTTCTATTATTTTTAGCAATTGAAACATCGCCTATTTTCGCTAAATTAATTTCACCAAAGGGCGAATATGACTTTAAATTACAAGACCAAGAAACGGCTATTAAAACTTGGGTACAACAACAAGTTAATCAGCGAGAGGAAATGCTACAAGCAGATATTGATATCAATAAAAAAGTATATGAAGACATTAAAAACGAAGAAGAAATTTATGCCTATAAACAAAAAATGGCTCGCGATTTATTAAAACTGCAAGCCGATTCTTTTTATAAAAAACAACAAAAAATGTTGTAA
- a CDS encoding PhnA domain-containing protein, with translation MSLQEELESRSGNKCELCASTNNLAIYDVKPTITGGGGVDGSLLACETCRIQIDDAEATEANHWRCLNDSMWSEHRAVKVVAWRMLSRLRNEGWPKDLLDMMYLEDDDLRFAKESGDHLDESEKIIHRDANGVILQAGDSVVLIKDLKVKGSSMVAKQGTAVRRISLDHENANFIEGKVGPTQIVIITDYVKKMSEKE, from the coding sequence ATGAGTTTACAAGAAGAATTAGAAAGCAGAAGTGGAAATAAGTGCGAATTGTGTGCGTCAACCAATAATTTAGCAATTTATGATGTAAAACCAACCATAACAGGTGGAGGTGGAGTTGATGGAAGTTTACTAGCTTGTGAAACTTGTAGAATTCAAATTGATGATGCGGAAGCTACGGAAGCAAACCATTGGCGTTGTTTAAACGATTCTATGTGGAGTGAGCACAGAGCGGTAAAAGTAGTTGCTTGGCGTATGTTGTCTCGTTTACGTAACGAAGGTTGGCCAAAAGATTTGTTAGATATGATGTACTTGGAGGATGATGATTTGCGTTTTGCAAAAGAATCTGGAGATCATTTAGATGAGAGCGAAAAGATAATTCATAGAGATGCAAACGGTGTAATTTTACAGGCTGGAGATTCTGTGGTTTTAATTAAAGATTTAAAAGTAAAGGGTTCTAGCATGGTTGCAAAACAAGGAACTGCGGTGCGTAGAATTTCTTTAGATCATGAAAATGCTAACTTTATTGAAGGTAAAGTTGGACCAACTCAGATTGTAATTATTACAGATTACGTTAAAAAAATGTCTGAAAAGGAGTAA
- a CDS encoding GNAT family N-acetyltransferase translates to MNLESQRLIIREIEISDAPFYFALFNDPDWIKFISDKNLKSIEETEAYLKKMKVDNAKLGGLGFFTVLLKETNKAIGVSTALQRDNLDFVDIGYGFLPKYRGKGYASEATKLIIEYVRKKFKQQKVLAFTMPDNVASQKLLKNLNFKYVGLQVIFENEEDAVFELLF, encoded by the coding sequence ATGAATTTAGAAAGCCAACGTTTAATTATTAGAGAAATTGAAATTAGTGATGCTCCATTTTACTTTGCGTTATTTAACGATCCAGATTGGATTAAATTTATTTCTGACAAAAACTTAAAATCCATTGAAGAAACTGAAGCTTATCTTAAAAAAATGAAAGTAGATAACGCTAAACTTGGCGGATTAGGATTCTTCACTGTACTCTTAAAGGAAACCAATAAAGCAATTGGTGTTTCTACAGCTTTACAACGCGACAATTTAGATTTTGTAGATATTGGTTACGGATTTTTACCAAAATATCGTGGAAAAGGATATGCTTCAGAAGCAACAAAACTAATTATTGAATACGTTCGTAAAAAATTTAAACAGCAAAAGGTGTTAGCTTTTACAATGCCTGATAATGTGGCTTCTCAAAAATTATTAAAGAACTTAAATTTTAAGTACGTTGGTTTACAAGTTATTTTTGAAAACGAAGAAGACGCAGTTTTTGAATTATTATTTTGA
- the pckA gene encoding phosphoenolpyruvate carboxykinase (ATP), whose translation MTDLNTKTISLDGLGIKNATIRYQLSSDDLHAEVLEKKQGKESSLGAIAVNTGEFTGRSPMDRFIVKDNITKDKVWWGDINIPFDAVKFDKLYDKVVAYLSNKEIFVRDSYACADEDYKLNIRVVNEYPWSNMFAYNMFLRPTEEELKDFSPEWTVINAPGFMADAEVDGTRQHNFAILNFEKKIALIGGTGYTGEIKKGIFSALNFILPVYKNTLPMHCSANVGKDGDTAIFFGLSGTGKTTLSTDPDRSLIGDDEHGWTAENTVFNFEGGCYAKVINLSQEQEPEIFGAIKKGAILENIVMDDKGAIDFADTSITQNTRVSYPIYHIENIKEPSIGKNPKNIFFLTADAFGVLPPISKLTPNQAAYHFISGYTAKVAGTEAGVTEPTPSFSACFGAPFMPLHPTKYAEMLSKKMKDANVNVWLINTGWSGGKYGVGRRMPLKYTRAMISAVLNGDLGSYRYEDYHIHSVFGVAQPRTCPGVPTELLSPRATWNNDEEYYKTAFKLSNAFRNNFTQFEDVANEDIRRGGPQRFTF comes from the coding sequence ATGACAGATCTTAATACGAAAACGATTTCGTTAGACGGTTTAGGAATTAAAAACGCAACAATTCGTTATCAATTATCTTCAGATGATTTACATGCTGAAGTTTTAGAAAAAAAACAAGGAAAAGAATCTTCTTTAGGGGCAATTGCTGTTAATACAGGAGAGTTTACAGGACGTTCACCAATGGACAGGTTTATTGTAAAAGACAATATTACTAAAGACAAAGTTTGGTGGGGAGATATTAACATTCCTTTTGATGCAGTTAAATTTGATAAATTGTATGATAAAGTTGTAGCTTATCTCTCTAATAAAGAAATTTTTGTTAGAGATTCTTATGCGTGTGCAGACGAAGATTACAAGTTAAATATTCGTGTAGTAAATGAATATCCTTGGAGCAACATGTTTGCTTATAATATGTTTTTAAGACCTACAGAAGAAGAGTTAAAAGATTTTTCTCCAGAGTGGACAGTAATAAACGCACCAGGTTTTATGGCTGATGCTGAAGTTGATGGAACTCGTCAACACAATTTTGCAATTTTAAATTTTGAAAAGAAAATTGCATTAATTGGAGGTACAGGTTATACAGGTGAAATTAAAAAAGGAATTTTTTCTGCTTTAAACTTTATTTTACCAGTTTATAAAAATACGTTGCCAATGCATTGTTCTGCAAACGTTGGTAAAGATGGAGATACAGCAATTTTCTTCGGATTATCGGGTACAGGAAAAACTACACTTTCTACAGATCCTGATAGAAGTTTAATTGGTGATGACGAACATGGTTGGACTGCTGAAAACACTGTTTTTAACTTTGAAGGAGGTTGTTACGCAAAAGTGATTAACTTATCGCAAGAGCAAGAGCCAGAAATTTTTGGAGCAATTAAAAAAGGAGCTATCTTAGAAAATATTGTAATGGATGATAAAGGAGCTATCGACTTTGCTGATACTTCAATTACTCAGAATACAAGAGTTAGTTATCCAATTTATCATATAGAAAATATTAAAGAGCCATCAATTGGTAAGAATCCAAAAAATATTTTCTTCTTAACGGCAGATGCTTTTGGTGTTTTGCCTCCAATATCTAAATTAACACCAAACCAAGCAGCGTATCACTTTATTTCTGGTTATACAGCTAAAGTTGCAGGTACAGAAGCTGGAGTTACAGAGCCAACACCAAGTTTTTCTGCATGTTTTGGAGCACCGTTTATGCCCTTACATCCTACAAAATATGCAGAGATGCTTAGTAAAAAGATGAAAGATGCAAATGTAAATGTTTGGCTAATTAACACTGGCTGGTCTGGTGGTAAGTATGGAGTTGGTAGAAGAATGCCATTAAAATACACAAGAGCAATGATTTCTGCTGTTTTAAATGGAGATTTAGGAAGTTACAGATATGAAGATTATCATATCCATTCTGTATTTGGTGTAGCACAACCAAGAACATGTCCTGGAGTTCCAACAGAGTTATTAAGCCCAAGAGCTACTTGGAATAATGATGAAGAATATTATAAAACAGCATTTAAATTATCGAATGCATTTAGAAATAACTTTACGCAATTTGAAGACGTTGCAAATGAAGATATAAGAAGAGGTGGTCCTCAGCGATTTACTTTTTAA
- a CDS encoding DUF423 domain-containing protein, with protein MYKNLSITAFLGLLAIILGAFGAHALKESLSIEALLSFETAVRYQMYHVIVLLFINTFTQFSEKQKNYLSNLFFAGILCFSGSIYAIHLLNLSAKTIWFITPLGGLFFCIGWILLFINFVKKVINK; from the coding sequence ATGTATAAAAATTTATCTATTACAGCATTCTTAGGGCTTTTAGCAATTATTTTAGGTGCTTTTGGAGCACACGCTTTAAAAGAATCTCTTTCAATTGAAGCTTTACTTAGTTTTGAAACAGCAGTACGTTATCAAATGTATCATGTAATTGTACTTTTATTTATAAATACGTTCACTCAATTTTCTGAAAAACAAAAAAACTACCTTAGTAATTTGTTCTTTGCAGGAATTTTATGCTTCTCTGGATCCATTTATGCTATACATTTACTAAATTTATCAGCAAAAACTATCTGGTTTATTACACCATTAGGTGGATTGTTTTTTTGTATAGGATGGATTTTGCTTTTTATCAATTTTGTAAAAAAAGTTATTAATAAGTAA
- a CDS encoding saccharopine dehydrogenase family protein — MRKVLVIGAGRSSSSLIQYLLDKSTSENLHITIADISLENAKERANNHKNATALLFDVFNTKQRREEIEKATIVISMLPARFHIEVAKDCVDLDKHMVTASYISKEMKELDEAVKKKGLVFMNEIGLDPGLDHMSAMQVIDKIKENGAKMLLFESFCGGLVAPESDTNLWNYKFTWNPRNVVLAGQGGAAMFIQESTYKYIPYHKLFRRTEFLNIDGSGKFEAYANRDSLKYRSVYGLDNIPTMYRGTIRKVGFSRAWNVFVQLGMTDDTYTIEDSMNMSYRDFTNLFLAYSPSDSVELKFRSYLKIEQDDIMWDKFLELDIFNPDKNIGLENATPAQILQKILMDQWTLQEHDKDMIVMHHKFGYEHQGERRQIESSMVINGEDQTFTAMAKTVGLPVAMATLKILNTEITTPGVQLPITKEVYEPILKELEEYGINFIEKKVDYFGYNPMNL, encoded by the coding sequence ATGAGAAAAGTTTTAGTAATTGGTGCTGGTAGATCTAGTTCGTCATTAATTCAATATTTATTAGATAAATCTACAAGTGAAAACTTACATATTACCATTGCAGATATTTCTTTAGAAAATGCAAAAGAGAGAGCTAATAATCATAAAAATGCAACTGCTTTACTTTTTGATGTTTTTAATACTAAACAACGTAGAGAAGAAATTGAAAAAGCTACCATTGTAATATCAATGCTACCTGCTCGTTTCCATATTGAAGTTGCTAAAGATTGTGTTGATTTAGATAAACACATGGTTACAGCTTCTTACATTTCTAAAGAAATGAAAGAATTAGACGAAGCTGTAAAAAAGAAAGGTTTAGTTTTTATGAATGAAATTGGGCTAGATCCTGGTTTAGACCACATGAGCGCAATGCAAGTTATTGATAAAATTAAAGAGAATGGCGCTAAAATGCTGCTTTTTGAATCTTTTTGCGGTGGATTAGTTGCTCCGGAAAGTGATACAAATCTTTGGAATTATAAGTTTACTTGGAACCCTAGAAATGTTGTTTTAGCTGGTCAAGGAGGTGCAGCAATGTTTATACAAGAAAGCACTTACAAATACATTCCTTATCATAAATTATTTAGAAGAACAGAATTTTTAAACATAGATGGAAGTGGTAAATTTGAAGCCTATGCAAATAGAGATTCTTTAAAATACAGAAGTGTTTATGGTCTGGATAACATACCAACAATGTACAGAGGAACAATAAGAAAAGTGGGGTTTTCTAGAGCTTGGAATGTTTTTGTTCAATTAGGTATGACTGATGATACTTACACTATTGAAGACTCTATGAATATGTCTTATAGAGATTTTACAAATTTATTTTTAGCGTATTCTCCTTCAGACTCTGTGGAATTAAAGTTTCGTTCTTACTTAAAAATTGAACAAGATGATATTATGTGGGACAAGTTTTTAGAACTTGATATTTTTAATCCGGATAAGAATATTGGCTTAGAAAATGCAACTCCCGCACAAATTCTTCAAAAAATATTAATGGATCAATGGACGTTACAAGAACATGATAAAGACATGATTGTAATGCATCACAAATTTGGTTATGAACACCAAGGTGAAAGACGTCAAATTGAAAGTAGTATGGTAATTAATGGAGAAGACCAAACGTTTACAGCAATGGCTAAAACCGTAGGTTTACCAGTAGCAATGGCAACTCTAAAAATATTGAATACAGAAATAACAACTCCTGGTGTACAGTTACCAATTACAAAAGAAGTTTACGAACCTATTTTAAAAGAATTGGAAGAATATGGTATCAATTTTATAGAGAAAAAAGTAGACTACTTTGGATATAACCCAATGAATCTCTAA